One Thauera sp. K11 DNA window includes the following coding sequences:
- the fliE gene encoding flagellar hook-basal body complex protein FliE: MDTRGIDQMLSELRSVSQAAQNKPVQPEEAAGGVNFADVLNGALKDVSAAQNEAREMAQNFSAGDPNVNLQDVMVNLQKANLSFQQMVQVRNRLVTAYQDIMNMSV, from the coding sequence ATGGACACCCGCGGAATCGACCAGATGCTGAGCGAGCTGCGCTCGGTATCGCAGGCAGCGCAGAACAAGCCCGTACAGCCCGAAGAGGCGGCGGGCGGCGTCAACTTCGCCGACGTGCTGAACGGTGCGCTGAAGGACGTCAGCGCCGCGCAGAACGAGGCGCGGGAGATGGCGCAGAACTTTTCCGCCGGCGACCCGAACGTCAATCTGCAGGACGTCATGGTCAATCTGCAGAAGGCCAACCTGTCCTTCCAGCAGATGGTGCAGGTCCGCAACCGCCTCGTCACCGCGTACCAGGACATCATGAACATGTCCGTCTGA
- a CDS encoding toll/interleukin-1 receptor domain-containing protein encodes MDGVFISYRRDDSAGYAGRLYDRLAGYFGSARIFMDVEGIEPGTDFVAAIEDAVGSCRVLIVIIGDEWTNATDAAGRRRLDDPADFIRIETATALRRDIRVVPVLVGGAVMPQADELPPELKPLTRRQAIEINHKQWEASSGELIRTLERILGSGAAPASALSAAAAEPASSPPAGGNGAAGKGAMRWIALSGVAAIVAGSAVWFGVARHAVMEQPVSRTEGEGAGQAAAPSPSAAPAARAAPDVAAATVREPQAVPSAPASVPSATAPAATPVADAPAAAPPAVKAPQADRRVASPVVTVAPRPANPSKPTFSPSLAPGTVREPVSIARTAPAPSALPPVARPEASAAALLAAVPAVEVPRAADAGRPLGGERWTYESRGKWPTSPKRRFEVAVQSVAGEVVTDALKIVEPDTAAGGEVRRWAGGKPGFIEWNGIGTEFSPYWGAFVELSRGEGARGFATPEVGGYWTNWHSVAKVLGEESVRVPAGTFDAYKVEVWSSRNATGGPAQAQLEPVGIHYLVWYAPAAKRYVKMQRRVISASSSESERDVFELVAHRLP; translated from the coding sequence GTGGACGGGGTCTTCATCAGCTATCGACGCGACGACTCGGCGGGCTATGCAGGCCGGCTGTACGACCGGCTGGCCGGGTATTTCGGCAGCGCGCGCATCTTCATGGATGTGGAAGGCATCGAGCCGGGCACCGATTTCGTCGCCGCCATCGAGGATGCGGTGGGGTCGTGCCGGGTCCTGATCGTCATCATCGGCGACGAATGGACGAATGCCACCGATGCTGCCGGCAGGCGGCGGCTGGACGACCCGGCCGATTTCATCCGCATCGAAACCGCCACCGCGCTGCGGCGCGACATCCGTGTGGTCCCCGTGCTGGTGGGCGGCGCCGTCATGCCGCAGGCGGACGAACTGCCGCCGGAGCTGAAGCCGCTGACCCGCCGGCAGGCGATCGAGATCAACCACAAGCAGTGGGAAGCGTCGAGCGGCGAACTGATCCGGACCCTGGAGCGGATCCTGGGCAGCGGGGCCGCGCCGGCATCGGCACTCTCCGCAGCCGCGGCGGAACCGGCTTCGTCCCCGCCGGCGGGCGGCAATGGCGCTGCCGGCAAGGGGGCGATGCGATGGATCGCGCTGTCCGGCGTCGCCGCCATCGTTGCCGGCAGCGCCGTGTGGTTCGGCGTCGCCAGGCATGCCGTGATGGAACAGCCGGTCTCACGGACGGAAGGCGAGGGCGCCGGGCAGGCCGCCGCGCCTTCGCCGTCCGCGGCGCCGGCCGCACGGGCGGCGCCCGATGTGGCGGCGGCAACGGTGCGCGAGCCGCAAGCCGTGCCATCGGCCCCTGCGTCCGTGCCGTCGGCCACCGCACCTGCGGCGACGCCTGTGGCCGATGCGCCGGCTGCCGCGCCACCGGCGGTGAAGGCCCCGCAGGCGGATAGGCGGGTGGCCAGCCCGGTGGTCACCGTCGCTCCCCGGCCGGCGAACCCGTCAAAACCGACGTTCTCGCCGAGCCTGGCACCGGGCACCGTCCGCGAGCCGGTTTCCATCGCGAGGACTGCGCCCGCGCCCTCCGCGCTGCCGCCGGTCGCACGGCCGGAAGCGAGCGCGGCTGCGCTGCTGGCCGCGGTGCCTGCGGTGGAGGTTCCCCGCGCGGCCGATGCAGGCCGCCCGCTCGGCGGTGAGCGCTGGACCTACGAATCGCGCGGCAAGTGGCCGACGAGTCCGAAACGCCGCTTCGAGGTCGCCGTCCAGTCGGTGGCCGGCGAGGTCGTCACCGACGCCCTGAAGATCGTCGAGCCCGACACGGCCGCGGGCGGCGAGGTGCGGCGCTGGGCGGGCGGCAAGCCCGGATTCATCGAATGGAACGGGATCGGGACCGAGTTCAGCCCGTACTGGGGCGCCTTCGTCGAACTGTCCCGCGGCGAAGGCGCGCGCGGCTTCGCGACCCCGGAGGTGGGCGGGTACTGGACGAACTGGCATTCGGTGGCGAAGGTGCTGGGCGAGGAATCGGTCAGGGTGCCGGCCGGCACGTTCGATGCCTACAAGGTGGAGGTCTGGAGCAGCCGCAACGCTACCGGCGGCCCGGCCCAGGCGCAGCTCGAGCCGGTCGGCATCCACTACCTGGTCTGGTATGCACCCGCGGCAAAGCGCTACGTGAAGATGCAGCGGCGCGTCATTTCGGCATCGAGCAGCGAAAGCGAGCGTGACGTGTTCGAACTCGTCGCGCACCGGCTGCCGTGA
- a CDS encoding flagellar brake protein, with amino-acid sequence MSTAEPEHAGHDEPERIQPLPTEGLDRYLLHGRRQVRQLLQALIDAHALVSVHLPPGRESFLSALVSLSGDEESLYLDACIDEGTNRRATLADKLMCVTQLDRIRIQFSIEAATLVSLDGRTALLAPVPGQMLRLQRRETYRLQVPLSHEARCAIPRPGDAGSLSVRIIDIGAGGIAFHAAPDALPRLEPAAELPGCLLLLPDLDPITATLEVRNVNPQRNRSGIETLRVGCRFAALPRGADTAIQRYILRTEREINARERGGL; translated from the coding sequence ATGTCCACCGCAGAGCCAGAACACGCCGGCCACGACGAACCCGAGCGCATCCAGCCGCTGCCGACCGAGGGCCTGGACAGGTACCTGCTGCACGGCCGGCGCCAGGTCCGCCAGTTGCTGCAGGCCCTGATCGATGCGCATGCGCTGGTGAGCGTGCACCTGCCGCCCGGGCGCGAATCCTTCCTGAGCGCCCTCGTCTCGCTGTCCGGCGACGAAGAGTCGCTCTACCTCGACGCCTGCATCGACGAAGGCACGAACCGCCGCGCGACCCTGGCCGACAAGCTGATGTGCGTCACCCAACTGGACCGCATCCGCATCCAGTTTTCCATCGAGGCCGCCACGCTGGTGTCGCTCGACGGGCGGACGGCGCTGCTGGCGCCGGTTCCGGGCCAGATGCTGCGCCTGCAGCGGCGCGAGACCTACCGCCTGCAGGTCCCGCTCAGCCACGAGGCGCGGTGCGCGATTCCCCGGCCCGGCGACGCGGGCAGCCTGTCGGTGCGGATCATCGACATCGGCGCGGGCGGCATCGCCTTCCACGCCGCGCCGGATGCGCTGCCGCGGCTCGAACCCGCGGCCGAACTGCCCGGCTGCCTGTTGCTGCTGCCCGACCTCGACCCGATCACGGCGACGCTGGAGGTGCGCAACGTCAATCCCCAGCGCAACCGCAGCGGCATCGAGACATTGCGCGTCGGCTGCCGCTTCGCCGCCCTGCCGCGCGGCGCGGACACCGCCATACAGCGCTACATCCTGCGCACCGAACGCGAAATCAACGCCCGCGAGCGCGGCGGCCTGTGA
- a CDS encoding flagellar brake protein: protein MATDNNQTRVELLHADDESRFLLRDPREIAHLIRELSDERTLVTAHLAPGNQSFLTLVLGLTPGEDTLLLDGSTAEAINRQIEHAEQITCITQLDKVRVQFSLGRPSRSDAGSGPVFSAPLPAEILRLQRRDFFRLSTPVTHTVVCSIPLGAGRGKGGRVDMRILDISTGGIAIAVPPTGIAFEPGMSFAGCRLELPDSEPIPAHLTVRNLFRLVTRNGVEMLRAGCQFSGLPAQAENVIQRYIMKNERQRAARARGRR, encoded by the coding sequence ATGGCCACCGACAACAACCAGACCCGCGTCGAACTGCTGCACGCCGACGACGAATCGCGGTTCCTGCTGCGCGACCCGCGCGAGATCGCGCATCTCATCCGCGAACTGTCGGACGAGCGCACCCTCGTCACCGCCCATCTCGCGCCGGGCAACCAGTCCTTTCTCACCCTGGTCCTCGGCCTGACGCCCGGCGAGGATACGCTGCTGCTCGACGGCAGCACCGCCGAGGCCATCAACCGGCAGATCGAGCACGCGGAACAGATCACCTGCATCACGCAGCTCGACAAGGTTCGGGTCCAGTTCTCCCTCGGGCGTCCGTCGCGCAGCGACGCCGGTTCCGGCCCGGTGTTCAGCGCGCCGCTGCCGGCGGAGATCCTGCGCCTGCAGCGGCGCGATTTCTTCCGGCTCAGCACGCCGGTCACGCATACGGTGGTGTGCTCGATCCCGCTCGGCGCGGGGCGGGGGAAAGGCGGCCGGGTGGACATGCGCATCCTGGACATCAGCACGGGCGGGATCGCCATCGCGGTCCCGCCCACCGGCATCGCGTTCGAGCCGGGCATGTCGTTTGCCGGATGCCGGCTCGAGCTGCCCGACAGCGAACCGATTCCGGCGCATCTGACGGTGCGCAACCTGTTCCGCCTCGTCACCCGCAACGGCGTCGAGATGCTGCGTGCCGGCTGCCAGTTCTCAGGGCTTCCGGCACAGGCGGAGAACGTCATCCAGCGCTACATCATGAAGAACGAACGCCAGCGCGCCGCCCGCGCACGCGGCCGCCGCTGA
- a CDS encoding EscU/YscU/HrcU family type III secretion system export apparatus switch protein: MNAGPAPDPRGEAVALAYNAGETAPRVVAKGRGVIAREIIERAREAGVYVHESPELVGLLMQVDLDERIPPQLYVAVAELLAWLYRVEQGAGAGSAPVPAPGSLPGALPRRGAKAHPG, from the coding sequence ATGAACGCCGGCCCGGCACCCGATCCGCGCGGCGAAGCCGTCGCCCTCGCCTACAACGCGGGCGAGACGGCGCCGCGCGTCGTGGCCAAGGGGCGCGGCGTGATCGCCCGCGAAATCATCGAGCGCGCGCGCGAGGCCGGCGTCTATGTGCACGAATCGCCGGAACTCGTCGGCCTCTTGATGCAGGTCGACCTCGACGAGCGCATCCCGCCCCAGCTCTACGTCGCGGTGGCCGAACTGCTGGCCTGGCTCTACCGCGTCGAACAGGGCGCCGGGGCCGGCAGCGCCCCCGTTCCGGCGCCGGGCAGCCTGCCCGGCGCGCTGCCGCGCCGGGGCGCGAAAGCACACCCGGGCTGA
- the fliK gene encoding flagellar hook-length control protein FliK, producing MIPADLAARLRLLNEASFFNADQPVAGLQRAREIQADLPDLVPGQRVLATLQQALPDGTFRALIAGRQMTLALDASASAGDTLDLVVTETTPRTVFARLATPDAAAGNASALPSLSRTGRLISFLLTGQPASAPAALSAGRPVLDAPPASGAQLAPALREAIGRSGLFYESHQAQWAQGRLDVAALQREPHNLAAAGGERPGSGLPAAAADAARSAAAQGRASERNAPPDDTAASPRARPAADESPMPRGLAIPERLLPVVHQQLDALATHQYVWQGQAWPGQAVEWIIHDPENEAPEREQAEAGEEPAPEWKTTLRLTLPRLGGVEAELHLTAAGVALRMRADDPAAIAALQERRAELQSALDAAALPLTGMVVEPR from the coding sequence GTGATCCCCGCCGACCTCGCCGCGCGGCTGCGGCTGCTCAACGAAGCGAGCTTCTTCAACGCCGACCAGCCGGTCGCCGGGCTGCAGCGCGCGCGCGAGATCCAGGCCGACCTGCCGGATCTCGTGCCGGGGCAGCGCGTGCTCGCCACGCTGCAGCAGGCGCTGCCCGACGGCACCTTTCGCGCCCTGATCGCCGGCCGGCAGATGACGCTGGCGCTGGACGCGTCCGCCAGCGCCGGCGACACGCTCGACCTCGTCGTCACCGAAACCACGCCGCGCACGGTGTTCGCGCGGCTCGCCACGCCCGACGCGGCCGCGGGCAACGCCTCGGCCCTGCCCTCGCTGAGCCGGACGGGGCGCCTCATCAGCTTCCTCCTGACCGGCCAGCCGGCCTCGGCACCCGCGGCGCTGTCGGCCGGCAGGCCGGTCCTGGACGCGCCGCCGGCCAGCGGCGCGCAACTGGCGCCGGCGCTGCGTGAAGCGATCGGCCGCAGCGGCCTGTTCTACGAATCGCACCAGGCCCAATGGGCGCAGGGCAGGCTCGACGTCGCGGCGCTGCAGCGCGAACCGCACAACCTGGCGGCCGCAGGCGGCGAGCGGCCGGGGAGCGGCCTGCCGGCCGCTGCCGCCGATGCCGCGCGCAGCGCGGCGGCACAGGGACGCGCCAGCGAACGGAACGCCCCGCCCGACGACACCGCGGCCTCGCCGCGCGCACGCCCCGCGGCGGACGAATCCCCCATGCCACGCGGCCTCGCCATCCCGGAACGCCTGCTGCCGGTGGTGCATCAACAGCTCGACGCACTCGCCACCCACCAGTACGTGTGGCAGGGCCAGGCGTGGCCCGGGCAGGCGGTCGAATGGATCATCCACGACCCCGAGAACGAGGCGCCGGAGCGGGAACAGGCCGAGGCCGGGGAGGAACCCGCCCCGGAATGGAAGACGACGCTGCGCCTGACGCTGCCGCGCCTGGGCGGCGTCGAGGCCGAACTACACCTCACCGCCGCCGGCGTGGCGCTGCGCATGCGCGCCGACGACCCGGCCGCCATCGCCGCGCTGCAGGAACGCCGTGCCGAACTGCAGTCCGCGCTCGACGCCGCCGCCCTTCCGCTCACCGGCATGGTGGTGGAACCGCGATGA
- a CDS encoding flagellar protein FliT, whose amino-acid sequence MPTLHDIDALLARYQAMADAARANDWDTLAALEREAAELRAACIARAGSAAADAQERAALAEGMQRILALDAEIRSHAEPFLTAVRKLLSDGVRDRAVRAAYGALEP is encoded by the coding sequence ATGCCGACCCTCCACGATATCGACGCCCTGCTCGCCCGCTACCAGGCGATGGCCGATGCCGCACGGGCGAACGACTGGGACACCCTTGCCGCCCTCGAACGCGAGGCGGCCGAGCTGCGCGCCGCCTGCATCGCGCGGGCCGGCAGCGCGGCGGCCGATGCGCAGGAACGCGCCGCGCTGGCCGAAGGCATGCAGCGGATCCTCGCGCTGGATGCCGAGATCCGCAGCCACGCCGAACCCTTCCTGACCGCCGTGCGCAAGCTGCTCTCGGACGGCGTGCGCGACCGGGCGGTGCGCGCCGCCTACGGCGCACTCGAGCCCTGA
- the fliS gene encoding flagellar export chaperone FliS, whose amino-acid sequence MFGGFSNRAAAYAKVGVETGVNTADPHKLILMLFDGALLQVRSAAIAVGGQDVSAKGQAISKAIEIIINGLKVSLDMSAGGELAVRLAALYDYMSDRLLYANLHNSQPALEEVGGLLATLREAWAGIAGKAEATAAAA is encoded by the coding sequence ATGTTCGGAGGCTTCTCCAATCGCGCTGCGGCCTACGCCAAGGTCGGCGTCGAAACCGGCGTCAATACCGCGGACCCCCACAAACTGATCCTGATGCTGTTCGACGGCGCCCTGCTGCAGGTGCGCAGCGCCGCGATCGCCGTCGGCGGCCAGGACGTGTCCGCCAAGGGCCAGGCCATCTCGAAGGCCATCGAGATCATCATCAACGGCCTCAAGGTCAGCCTGGACATGAGCGCCGGCGGCGAACTCGCCGTCCGGCTGGCCGCGCTCTACGACTACATGAGCGACCGCCTGCTCTACGCCAACCTGCACAACAGCCAGCCGGCGCTGGAAGAGGTCGGCGGCCTGCTGGCCACGCTGCGCGAAGCCTGGGCCGGTATCGCCGGCAAGGCGGAGGCGACCGCGGCGGCGGCCTGA
- the fliD gene encoding flagellar filament capping protein FliD, translating into MAISAAGVGSGLDVSGIISQLMAVERQPLTRIESQQSSYQSKLSAFGLLKSAMSKLQDAAATLAKPGTFSATAASAGDTKAFTVSSTSSAQTGSYNVEVSALARTQRVATSATAEPAVGEGSLTISLGRYAEDGSFTPAEDGEKTISLAAGATLADLRKAINAADAGVSAQIVNNGTVNQLVISSKETGAANAFRLSGDGALAGFGFDAGNPSGSSLTSVQQAQDARLTIDGLAITRSTNTVTDAIEGVTLKLAKLTDEETAVTVTRDDTVATKAIDDFVKAYNELNTLIRSQTSYNAETKKAGTLNGDSGVRSIQNQIRGVFSNPLSGLSGATTLSQIGITFKTDGSISVDSTKLTEALADPAKKVGELFRGNGTVEGFAKTLESRIKSMLDTDGLLSARTEGISRSIKALDDRKETMELRLARIEARYSAQFTALDAAMSSMSTTSAYLTRQLASLSA; encoded by the coding sequence ATGGCAATCAGCGCTGCAGGAGTCGGTTCGGGGTTGGACGTCTCGGGCATCATCAGCCAGTTGATGGCGGTCGAGCGCCAGCCCCTGACTCGCATCGAATCCCAGCAAAGCAGCTACCAGTCGAAGCTTTCGGCCTTCGGCCTGTTGAAGAGCGCGATGTCCAAGCTGCAGGACGCCGCCGCCACGCTCGCCAAACCGGGCACTTTCTCCGCGACCGCCGCCAGCGCGGGCGACACCAAGGCATTCACCGTCAGCTCGACTTCGTCGGCGCAGACCGGCAGCTACAACGTCGAGGTGAGCGCGCTCGCGCGCACGCAGCGCGTGGCCACCAGCGCCACCGCAGAACCCGCGGTGGGCGAAGGCAGCCTCACGATCAGCCTGGGCCGCTACGCCGAGGATGGCAGCTTCACGCCGGCGGAAGACGGCGAGAAGACGATCTCGCTGGCCGCGGGCGCCACGCTCGCCGACCTGCGCAAGGCGATCAATGCCGCCGACGCCGGCGTGTCCGCGCAGATCGTCAACAACGGCACGGTGAACCAGCTCGTCATCAGCAGCAAGGAAACGGGCGCCGCCAATGCCTTCAGGCTGAGCGGCGACGGCGCGCTGGCAGGCTTCGGCTTCGACGCCGGCAACCCTTCGGGCTCGTCCCTGACCTCGGTGCAGCAGGCGCAGGATGCGCGCCTGACCATCGACGGACTGGCGATCACGCGCAGCACCAACACGGTGACGGACGCCATCGAGGGCGTCACCCTCAAGCTCGCCAAGCTCACCGACGAAGAGACCGCCGTCACCGTCACGCGCGACGACACCGTCGCCACGAAGGCCATCGACGACTTCGTCAAGGCATACAACGAACTCAACACCCTGATCCGCAGCCAGACCAGCTACAACGCCGAGACCAAGAAGGCCGGCACGCTCAACGGCGACTCCGGCGTGCGCTCGATCCAGAACCAGATCCGCGGCGTGTTCTCCAACCCGCTTTCCGGCCTGAGCGGCGCGACCACGCTGTCGCAGATCGGCATCACCTTCAAGACGGACGGCAGCATTTCGGTCGACAGCACCAAGCTCACCGAGGCGCTGGCCGACCCGGCGAAGAAGGTCGGCGAGCTGTTCCGCGGCAACGGCACCGTCGAGGGCTTCGCCAAGACGCTGGAAAGCCGCATCAAGTCCATGCTGGACACCGACGGCCTGCTCAGCGCCCGCACCGAAGGCATCAGCCGCTCGATCAAGGCGCTCGACGACCGCAAGGAGACGATGGAGCTGCGCCTGGCGCGCATCGAGGCACGCTATTCCGCGCAATTCACCGCGCTGGATGCGGCGATGTCGAGCATGAGCACCACCAGCGCCTACCTGACGCGGCAGCTCGCCAGCCTGTCTGCCTAA
- a CDS encoding flagellar protein FlaG codes for MSIQPISHSAVAMQSMVGRDTQVARSAPAEQGGAVPAQGVDGAGRVPGAGELQKALEDVARAVAPMAQSLEFSLDKDSGRTVVKVMDTETNEVIRQIPSEEVLAISKAVDKLKGLLLKQQA; via the coding sequence ATGTCGATTCAGCCCATCAGCCATAGCGCCGTCGCCATGCAGTCCATGGTGGGGCGCGATACGCAGGTGGCCCGGAGCGCGCCGGCGGAGCAAGGCGGTGCGGTCCCGGCCCAGGGCGTGGACGGCGCCGGGAGGGTCCCCGGCGCGGGCGAATTGCAGAAGGCGCTCGAGGACGTGGCCAGGGCCGTGGCACCAATGGCGCAGAGCCTCGAGTTCTCGCTCGACAAGGACTCGGGCCGGACGGTGGTCAAGGTCATGGACACCGAGACGAACGAAGTGATCCGCCAGATCCCCTCCGAAGAGGTGCTGGCGATTTCCAAGGCAGTAGACAAGTTGAAGGGCCTGTTGCTGAAGCAGCAAGCCTGA
- a CDS encoding flagellin domain-containing protein, whose product MAQTINTNVASLNAQRNLSTSQSSLGTTLQRLSSGLRVNSAKDDAAGLAIAERMNTQVRGMNVAIRNANDGISLSQTAEGALGKIGENLQRMRELAVQSANDTNDSDDRTMLDAEFKQLAEENERIIKNTKFNGQELLTGAGGDSGTFTFQVGANTSTDNQIAITTTDIATDMGTATQGTSATLGADAAAARDAMDAVDDAITVINTARANFGASQNRFDAVISNLQVAAENQSAARGRIMDADFATETANLSRTQILQQAGTAMLAQANSLPQNVLSLLR is encoded by the coding sequence ATGGCCCAGACGATCAACACCAACGTGGCTTCCCTCAACGCGCAGCGCAACCTGTCCACCTCGCAGAGCTCGCTCGGCACCACCCTGCAGCGCCTGTCTTCCGGACTCCGCGTCAATAGCGCGAAGGACGATGCCGCCGGCCTGGCGATCGCCGAGCGCATGAACACCCAGGTGCGCGGCATGAACGTCGCCATCCGCAACGCGAACGACGGCATCTCGCTGTCGCAGACGGCCGAAGGCGCGCTGGGCAAGATCGGCGAGAACCTGCAGCGCATGCGCGAACTGGCGGTCCAGTCGGCAAACGACACGAACGACAGCGACGACCGCACGATGCTCGACGCCGAGTTCAAGCAGCTCGCCGAGGAAAACGAACGCATCATCAAGAACACCAAGTTCAACGGCCAGGAACTGCTGACCGGTGCGGGCGGCGACAGCGGCACCTTCACCTTCCAGGTCGGCGCCAACACGAGCACGGACAACCAGATCGCGATCACCACGACCGACATCGCCACCGACATGGGCACCGCCACGCAGGGCACCAGCGCGACCCTCGGCGCCGACGCCGCGGCGGCCCGCGACGCGATGGACGCCGTCGATGACGCGATCACCGTCATCAACACCGCGCGCGCCAACTTCGGTGCCTCGCAGAACCGGTTCGACGCCGTCATCAGCAACCTGCAGGTCGCCGCCGAGAACCAGTCCGCCGCCCGCGGCCGCATCATGGACGCCGACTTCGCGACGGAAACCGCCAACCTCTCCCGCACCCAGATCCTGCAGCAGGCCGGTACCGCGATGCTCGCCCAGGCGAACTCCTTGCCGCAGAACGTGCTGTCGCTGCTCCGCTAA